A single Pseudomonas sp. HN11 DNA region contains:
- a CDS encoding outer membrane assembly lipoprotein YfiO produces MRIGFLSPLALALLAGITQPAQASSDDSCYPDWRVSRDNLDSCSNLPFLNPGNDSRVNLRLLLADKKAVPLAPNALNDDDLSQGFGPVPFPVYRLAPVPVTNDEPDNKPDDSRTAELDTLLKPLGIQRDEYKSAGEAFLNGEGSRCRSNDDDSATAFISQVVKADMPAAERELLIKARLQMLTACSWEGQVVDTQQIQSADGQLFRTYLQAAADFYSGRFGYAERGFAAAATSNVPWLKETALYMTARTSLNQAQAEAFDEYGMPQLEHVDKSALSDAEEGFLGYLKTYPQGDYLASARGLLRRVYWLAGDNSKLAEAYGWAMTEATDAQRNVSVDELVEEADLKLLMVNSETVTTPMIQFVSDLMVMRGGNQPALSRADLEKQKAAFAGAPELYDYLLAVNALYTDHQPDAALKQLPQSVPSSLNYFAFSQQTLRALALEAKQDWKGAEALWLQLLPLAKLPLQRDQLELALAMNYERSGQLAKVFAADSPISAKQVRYILLRNVAGPELLRQQIAQASDPLERQTAQFVLLYKDLLRSQFATFADDLKQLPAAAPEDKLGTSLGYVYSASQTLKLFQWNGDKAESGYACPSIAQTAATLQGDAKNPQGLNCLGEFILRNGLDGMPLEQARAAGSLGSSASDFKGETFSRLDGYKQVIGNAKAPKNDKAYALFRAINCYGPSGYNSCGGVDVEPAMRKAWFRQLKTSYADTQWGKSLQYYW; encoded by the coding sequence ATGCGCATCGGTTTTCTGTCACCCCTCGCTCTGGCACTGCTGGCAGGTATTACCCAGCCAGCTCAGGCAAGCTCTGACGACTCGTGTTATCCCGATTGGCGCGTCTCACGTGACAACCTCGATTCATGCAGCAACCTGCCCTTCCTGAACCCCGGCAACGACAGCCGCGTCAACCTGCGCCTGCTGCTGGCGGACAAAAAGGCTGTACCGCTTGCGCCCAATGCCTTGAACGATGACGATCTGTCCCAGGGCTTCGGCCCGGTGCCCTTCCCGGTCTATCGCTTGGCACCTGTCCCCGTGACAAACGATGAGCCCGACAACAAACCGGACGACTCGCGCACCGCCGAACTCGACACCCTGCTCAAGCCCCTGGGCATCCAGCGCGACGAGTACAAAAGCGCAGGCGAAGCGTTCCTCAATGGCGAGGGCAGCCGTTGCCGCAGCAACGATGATGACAGCGCCACGGCGTTCATCAGCCAGGTGGTCAAGGCCGATATGCCAGCGGCCGAGCGTGAGCTGCTGATTAAGGCGCGCCTGCAAATGCTCACGGCCTGTTCGTGGGAAGGCCAGGTGGTGGACACTCAGCAGATCCAATCCGCCGACGGCCAACTGTTCCGTACCTACCTGCAAGCCGCCGCCGACTTCTACAGCGGTCGCTTCGGTTACGCTGAGCGTGGTTTTGCAGCGGCCGCCACCAGCAACGTGCCGTGGTTGAAGGAAACCGCGCTGTACATGACCGCGCGCACCTCATTGAACCAGGCTCAGGCCGAAGCCTTTGACGAATACGGCATGCCGCAGCTCGAGCATGTGGATAAGTCCGCCCTGAGTGATGCCGAAGAAGGCTTTCTCGGCTACCTGAAAACTTATCCACAGGGCGATTACCTGGCCTCTGCCCGTGGCCTGTTGCGCCGTGTTTATTGGTTGGCCGGTGACAACAGCAAACTCGCCGAGGCCTACGGCTGGGCGATGACCGAAGCGACTGACGCGCAGCGCAATGTGTCGGTGGATGAACTGGTGGAGGAAGCCGACCTCAAGCTGCTGATGGTCAATAGCGAAACCGTCACCACACCAATGATCCAGTTTGTCAGTGACCTGATGGTGATGCGCGGCGGCAACCAGCCCGCCCTCTCCCGCGCCGACCTGGAGAAGCAAAAAGCGGCGTTTGCCGGCGCGCCGGAGCTGTACGACTACCTGCTGGCGGTAAATGCGCTGTACACCGATCATCAGCCGGACGCCGCGCTGAAACAATTGCCCCAGAGCGTACCGTCGAGTCTGAATTACTTTGCCTTCAGCCAGCAGACCCTGCGCGCCCTGGCTCTGGAAGCCAAGCAAGACTGGAAAGGCGCCGAGGCGCTCTGGCTGCAATTGCTGCCGCTGGCGAAGCTACCTCTGCAACGCGATCAGTTGGAATTGGCCCTGGCCATGAACTACGAGCGCAGCGGCCAGTTGGCCAAGGTGTTTGCCGCCGATTCACCGATCAGCGCCAAGCAGGTGCGCTACATCCTGCTGCGCAATGTCGCCGGTCCCGAATTGCTGCGCCAGCAGATCGCTCAGGCCAGCGACCCACTGGAGCGCCAGACCGCGCAATTCGTGTTGCTCTATAAAGACCTGCTGCGCAGCCAGTTCGCGACTTTCGCCGACGACCTCAAGCAACTGCCAGCCGCCGCCCCGGAAGACAAACTGGGCACCAGCCTGGGCTATGTCTACAGCGCCAGTCAGACCTTGAAGCTGTTCCAGTGGAACGGCGACAAAGCCGAGTCCGGCTACGCCTGCCCGAGCATCGCGCAAACCGCCGCGACTTTGCAGGGCGATGCCAAAAACCCACAGGGCCTGAACTGCCTGGGTGAGTTCATCCTGCGTAACGGCCTGGATGGCATGCCGCTGGAACAGGCACGTGCCGCCGGCAGCCTGGGCAGCAGCGCATCGGATTTCAAGGGTGAAACCTTCTCGCGCCTGGACGGCTACAAACAGGTGATCGGCAACGCCAAGGCGCCGAAGAACGACAAAGCCTACGCACTGTTTCGCGCCATCAACTGCTACGGGCCGTCGGGCTACAACAGTTGCGGCGGCGTCGATGTGGAGCCAGCCATGCGCAAGGCCTGGTTCCGCCAGCTGAAAACCAGCTACGCCGACACCCAGTGGGGCAAGTCGCTGCAGTACTACTGGTGA
- a CDS encoding glycosyltransferase family 39 protein, which produces MRRSVVEQNEKVGTLPALNRLSWEGAGWISRLWWVPILALAMALRFYNLTSAAIWGDEGSSLLLSEYAFSDLWFHAAHDVHPPLYFFLLRGWIELFGDSIWSIRGMSAIPGVVAVGLGIWLTRQLSTRRAALLAGILLALFPTAVRYSQEVRMYSLLGVWLLGATVALVYWMRQPERTRYLAAYVVLMSAGFYTHYFTALCVLVHWAYLGVLSGTVPRDQRLITRPVWWVANATIVLLYLPWLPNLLDLVQHVEQLKVGGDIGWEEPVSLFSLPSMIWQFVLQDEGVGFWSPLFWLFPLLLVVIVVATAWRDRERYRPASLLALFFLLPLLLVYSVSFISPVFIERYLTVYALGLPILLAMAIDRLPSRFSLLGAALFVLFVGVELVGLKNNFTVDEHDQFNVPVEFVNRNYQEDDRIVLSDMMWYLSYVYYDQTDAQLQLYTPPKPDGTPTRPNAYGFGTLVDQDGGRIYLDHLSALPAETRRVWLISSNEAPDDFAPLPEGWRELSRQDGGGARARLFVLCNVPSAQPEGCR; this is translated from the coding sequence GTGCGTCGGTCTGTGGTAGAGCAAAACGAAAAGGTCGGAACGTTACCTGCACTCAACCGCCTCAGTTGGGAAGGTGCCGGCTGGATCAGTCGTCTCTGGTGGGTGCCGATCCTTGCGCTGGCCATGGCCCTGCGTTTTTACAACCTGACGTCGGCGGCGATTTGGGGCGACGAGGGCTCAAGCCTGTTGCTCAGCGAATACGCCTTCTCCGACCTGTGGTTCCACGCGGCGCACGATGTGCACCCGCCGTTGTATTTTTTCCTGCTACGCGGCTGGATAGAGCTGTTTGGCGACAGCATCTGGTCGATTCGCGGCATGAGCGCTATTCCCGGCGTAGTCGCCGTGGGCTTGGGCATCTGGCTGACGCGGCAATTGTCCACTCGTCGTGCCGCATTACTGGCGGGGATCCTGCTGGCATTGTTTCCGACGGCGGTGCGCTACAGCCAGGAAGTACGCATGTATTCGCTGCTGGGCGTGTGGTTGCTGGGCGCCACGGTGGCGCTGGTGTACTGGATGCGCCAACCCGAGCGCACGCGGTATCTGGCGGCGTACGTGGTGTTGATGAGTGCCGGGTTCTACACCCATTACTTCACCGCGCTGTGCGTGTTGGTGCATTGGGCTTACCTGGGCGTGCTGAGTGGCACGGTGCCGCGCGACCAACGCCTGATCACGCGCCCGGTCTGGTGGGTGGCCAACGCCACGATCGTGCTGCTTTACCTGCCGTGGCTGCCGAACCTGCTGGACCTGGTGCAGCATGTCGAACAGCTCAAGGTGGGGGGCGATATTGGCTGGGAAGAGCCGGTCAGTCTGTTCTCCTTGCCGTCGATGATCTGGCAGTTCGTTCTGCAGGATGAAGGTGTCGGTTTCTGGTCGCCGCTGTTCTGGCTGTTCCCGTTGCTGCTGGTGGTTATCGTGGTTGCCACCGCTTGGCGTGACCGTGAGCGCTATCGACCGGCCAGCCTGCTGGCGCTGTTTTTCTTGCTGCCGCTGCTGCTGGTCTACAGCGTTTCGTTTATTTCCCCGGTGTTTATCGAACGTTACCTGACGGTGTACGCCTTGGGCTTGCCGATCCTGCTGGCGATGGCTATCGATCGCCTTCCGTCGCGGTTTTCACTGTTGGGGGCGGCGCTGTTCGTGCTGTTTGTCGGCGTGGAACTGGTGGGCTTGAAGAACAACTTCACCGTAGATGAACACGACCAATTCAACGTGCCGGTGGAATTCGTCAACCGCAATTACCAGGAAGACGACCGTATCGTCCTCAGCGACATGATGTGGTACCTCAGCTACGTGTATTACGACCAGACCGACGCCCAGTTGCAGCTCTACACCCCTCCAAAACCCGACGGCACGCCCACCCGTCCGAATGCCTACGGCTTCGGCACCTTGGTGGACCAGGACGGCGGGCGTATCTACCTCGACCACCTGTCGGCACTGCCCGCCGAGACCCGCCGCGTGTGGCTGATCAGCAGCAACGAAGCACCCGACGATTTCGCCCCGCTCCCCGAAGGCTGGCGCGAACTCAGTCGCCAGGATGGCGGCGGCGCGAGGGCGCGGTTGTTCGTGCTGTGCAACGTACCGTCGGCGCAACCCGAGGGCTGCCGCTAG
- a CDS encoding DUF2789 domain-containing protein, with translation MESPVHSLPSLFKQLGLPDDPVSIEKFVAVHSPLKPELKLADAFFWTDSQKAFLREEILEDADWAEVVDELNLMLRSGRGV, from the coding sequence ATGGAATCGCCCGTGCATAGCTTGCCGTCACTGTTCAAACAGCTGGGTCTGCCGGATGACCCGGTGAGTATCGAGAAGTTTGTGGCGGTTCACTCGCCGCTCAAGCCGGAGTTGAAACTGGCGGATGCTTTTTTCTGGACGGACAGCCAGAAGGCGTTTCTGCGCGAGGAAATTCTGGAGGATGCGGATTGGGCTGAGGTGGTGGATGAGTTGAATTTGATGTTGCGGAGTGGGCGAGGGGTGTAA
- a CDS encoding Fic family protein, translating into MATVGYAHLCESLDLKVIPPHRVAMIKPVTRITLIGNCLAVPHAVAPAQHALFEHVLFALKHEGVNLAILAQVFERLGPEPFLAGLAESPNGAFIRKACYLWEGFTGRALDYALPVRGRVVALFDPERYVTGPSIRNSRWRIDFNGLGSLHYCATVERTPELETLLALDVLGRARSFMATLPPEMMDRAIQWAYLHETRDSFAIEKEQPSEEKSRRFVQLLRQAHEGRLLTENYLVELQNSTVSNPFDKAVAFRHEQNHLHNGLRGAAGVSYVPPAPDLCQELMEELMAFANQPVRAVDPLVAAAVTAFGFVFLHPFMDGNGRLSRFLIHQTLCHYGALENGLLLPVSVAMKHEEQAYLEALKAFSQPIREFWNVTWLDGEHMAFDFIGHPSIYRYWDATRCVEFTLQMARRALEVELREETEFLDRYDRVIKAVNQRYDVRGSDLSRLVMMCLDNEGKVSKHRRKQFQYSVAEEVFEFIEEETLRLIGE; encoded by the coding sequence TTGGCGACAGTCGGATATGCCCATCTCTGCGAATCGCTGGATTTAAAAGTCATCCCGCCTCACCGCGTCGCGATGATTAAACCCGTGACCAGAATTACCTTGATCGGCAACTGCCTGGCGGTTCCGCATGCCGTCGCACCTGCGCAACATGCCCTGTTTGAGCACGTGCTGTTCGCACTCAAGCATGAGGGTGTGAATCTCGCCATACTTGCCCAGGTTTTTGAACGTCTTGGCCCGGAGCCATTTTTGGCCGGTTTGGCGGAATCCCCCAATGGCGCCTTTATCCGTAAAGCCTGTTACTTGTGGGAAGGATTTACCGGGCGAGCGCTTGATTACGCACTACCTGTTCGGGGGCGTGTTGTCGCCTTGTTTGATCCCGAGCGCTATGTGACTGGCCCAAGCATCCGCAACAGTCGTTGGCGAATTGATTTTAATGGCCTGGGCTCTCTGCATTACTGCGCGACGGTGGAGAGAACGCCTGAGTTGGAGACGCTGTTGGCGCTTGATGTGTTGGGTCGCGCCAGGTCTTTCATGGCGACCCTGCCTCCAGAAATGATGGACCGCGCGATCCAGTGGGCCTATCTCCACGAAACCCGCGATTCATTTGCTATCGAAAAAGAGCAGCCCAGTGAAGAAAAATCCCGACGCTTTGTCCAGCTTTTACGCCAGGCCCACGAAGGGCGGCTGCTGACAGAGAACTACTTGGTCGAGCTGCAAAACAGCACCGTCTCCAACCCGTTCGACAAAGCCGTTGCATTCCGCCATGAACAAAACCACCTGCACAACGGCCTGCGTGGTGCAGCGGGTGTCAGCTACGTGCCGCCGGCTCCTGACCTGTGCCAGGAGCTGATGGAGGAGTTGATGGCTTTTGCCAATCAGCCCGTACGTGCGGTCGACCCTCTGGTCGCGGCTGCGGTGACTGCTTTCGGTTTCGTATTCCTGCATCCGTTTATGGACGGTAATGGCCGCCTGTCCCGCTTCTTGATCCACCAGACTTTATGCCATTACGGTGCACTCGAAAATGGTCTGTTGTTGCCAGTGTCCGTTGCCATGAAGCATGAAGAACAAGCCTACTTGGAGGCACTAAAAGCGTTTTCCCAACCGATTCGCGAATTCTGGAATGTCACTTGGCTGGATGGTGAGCACATGGCCTTCGACTTCATCGGCCACCCCTCGATCTACCGTTATTGGGACGCCACCCGCTGTGTTGAATTCACCCTGCAAATGGCCCGTCGCGCACTGGAAGTGGAACTGCGCGAGGAAACCGAATTCCTCGATCGCTACGACCGGGTAATCAAGGCTGTGAACCAACGCTATGACGTGCGCGGCAGTGATCTGTCGAGGCTGGTGATGATGTGCCTGGATAACGAGGGCAAGGTTTCGAAGCATCGGCGCAAGCAGTTTCAGTACAGCGTGGCGGAGGAGGTGTTTGAGTTTATCGAGGAGGAGACCTTGAGGTTAATAGGGGAGTAA
- a CDS encoding MarR family winged helix-turn-helix transcriptional regulator: MNLSSSMVTGARNWRKICQTTLVSYGISEACAVPLLMIGRLGDGVHQVKVAQASGMESPSLVRLLDRLCNDGYVCRTEDIHDRRAKALSLTARGRELVQAVEVQLVRLRKDVLADIAPNDLEAALRVLRAFEAASL, encoded by the coding sequence ATGAACCTCAGCAGCAGCATGGTGACGGGCGCCCGTAACTGGCGCAAAATCTGCCAGACCACGCTGGTGAGCTATGGCATCTCCGAAGCCTGCGCCGTGCCGTTGTTGATGATCGGCCGCCTGGGCGATGGTGTGCACCAGGTCAAAGTCGCCCAGGCGTCGGGGATGGAAAGCCCATCGCTGGTGCGCTTGCTCGATCGTCTGTGTAACGACGGTTACGTGTGTCGCACCGAAGACATCCACGACCGTCGCGCCAAGGCCTTGAGCCTCACCGCGCGCGGCCGTGAGTTGGTACAAGCGGTGGAAGTGCAATTGGTGCGTCTGCGTAAGGACGTGCTGGCGGATATCGCCCCCAATGATTTGGAAGCCGCGTTGCGTGTATTGCGCGCCTTCGAGGCGGCGTCGCTTTGA
- a CDS encoding FUSC family protein gives MNGFFTGFPPARDWFYGVRTFAASMIALYIAMLMQMPRPYWAMATVYIVSSPFVGPTSSKALYRAIGTFMGAAAAVLFVPMFVQSPYLLVVVIALWTGTLLFLSMHLRTANNYALMLAGYTLPLIALPVVDNPLAVWDVAEARTEEIFLGIAVAAVVGAMFWPRRLMPVFDGSVTKWFADAQIYSQRFLTRKVEPEEISTLRGGMVATFNTLELMIGQLPHEGARPQTVRNTKELRGRMIHLLPVVDALDDALYAIEHRAPEFLDKVTPLLEATSQWLEDTTDAAPMENWRALRDQVDALQPTGEALDDRHTLLFSNALYRLAEWIDLWQDCRSLQAAIQCESQDTWRAVYRHWRLGRLTPFLDRGLMFYSAFSTVSAIIVASVLWILLGWTDGGSAVILAAVACSFFASMDDPAPQIYRFFFWTAMSVLFASLYLFLVLPNLHDFPMLVLAFAVPFICIGTLTVQPRFYLGMLLTLVNTSSFISIQGAYDADFLNFANVNLAGPVGLLFAFVWTLIARPFGAELAAKRLTRFSWRDIVSLTEPATLAEHRHMAAQMLDRLMQHLPRLALINQDTGTALRDLRVALNLLDLLAYSPRILGAPRVLLNQVVEGVGGYFNACLKAGERLPAPSGLLMTLDRTRRALNGQGLQDEDDTRLHLLHALAGLRLSLLPGVEFIGGTEMEAPLPDGAPL, from the coding sequence TTGAACGGATTTTTTACCGGTTTCCCGCCCGCCCGTGATTGGTTCTACGGGGTGCGTACCTTCGCGGCCTCAATGATTGCCTTGTACATCGCCATGCTGATGCAAATGCCGCGTCCGTACTGGGCGATGGCCACGGTGTATATCGTGTCCAGCCCGTTTGTCGGCCCTACCAGTTCAAAAGCGCTGTACCGCGCCATCGGCACTTTCATGGGAGCGGCGGCGGCGGTGCTGTTTGTACCGATGTTCGTGCAATCGCCCTACCTGCTGGTGGTGGTGATTGCCTTGTGGACGGGCACCTTGCTGTTCCTCTCCATGCACCTGCGCACGGCCAACAACTACGCGCTGATGCTGGCCGGCTATACGTTGCCGCTGATCGCCTTGCCGGTGGTGGATAACCCGCTGGCAGTGTGGGACGTGGCCGAGGCGCGCACCGAAGAAATCTTCCTCGGCATTGCCGTCGCAGCAGTGGTGGGCGCGATGTTCTGGCCGCGCCGCCTGATGCCCGTGTTCGATGGCTCGGTCACCAAGTGGTTTGCCGACGCTCAGATCTACAGCCAGCGCTTTCTGACGCGCAAAGTTGAGCCTGAAGAAATCAGCACCTTGCGTGGTGGTATGGTCGCTACCTTCAACACCCTTGAATTGATGATCGGCCAGTTGCCCCACGAAGGCGCGCGGCCGCAGACGGTGCGCAACACCAAGGAACTGCGCGGGCGCATGATCCACCTGCTGCCGGTGGTGGATGCGCTCGACGATGCGCTGTATGCCATTGAGCATCGTGCGCCGGAGTTCCTCGATAAAGTCACGCCGTTGTTGGAAGCGACCAGCCAGTGGTTGGAAGACACCACAGACGCTGCGCCGATGGAAAACTGGCGTGCCTTGCGTGACCAGGTCGACGCCCTGCAACCGACTGGCGAAGCGCTGGATGACCGGCACACGCTGTTGTTTTCCAATGCACTCTATCGTCTCGCAGAGTGGATCGACCTGTGGCAAGACTGCCGCAGCCTGCAAGCCGCCATCCAGTGCGAAAGCCAGGACACCTGGCGCGCCGTCTACCGCCACTGGCGCCTGGGCCGGCTCACGCCATTCCTCGACCGTGGCCTGATGTTCTACTCGGCGTTTTCCACCGTCAGCGCGATCATTGTCGCCTCGGTGCTGTGGATCCTGCTCGGTTGGACCGACGGCGGCAGCGCCGTGATCCTGGCCGCCGTCGCCTGCAGCTTCTTTGCCTCGATGGATGACCCGGCGCCGCAGATCTACCGGTTCTTTTTCTGGACCGCCATGTCGGTGCTGTTCGCCAGCCTCTATCTGTTTCTGGTGCTGCCCAACCTGCATGATTTCCCGATGCTGGTGCTGGCGTTTGCCGTGCCGTTTATCTGCATCGGCACACTCACGGTGCAGCCGCGTTTTTACCTGGGCATGCTGCTGACGCTGGTGAACACCTCGTCATTCATCAGCATCCAGGGCGCCTATGACGCCGACTTTCTCAACTTCGCCAACGTCAACCTGGCGGGGCCCGTGGGCTTGCTGTTCGCCTTCGTGTGGACGCTGATCGCGCGGCCCTTCGGCGCTGAACTGGCGGCCAAACGCCTGACCCGTTTCAGCTGGCGCGACATCGTCAGCCTCACCGAACCTGCGACCCTGGCCGAACACCGGCACATGGCCGCACAGATGCTCGATCGCCTGATGCAGCACCTGCCGCGTCTGGCGCTGATCAATCAGGACACCGGCACCGCCCTGCGTGATTTGCGCGTGGCGCTGAACCTGCTCGACCTGCTGGCCTACTCGCCGCGCATTCTCGGTGCGCCACGGGTGTTGCTCAATCAGGTGGTGGAAGGTGTAGGCGGCTATTTCAACGCGTGCCTCAAAGCTGGTGAACGCTTGCCCGCACCGAGCGGTCTGCTGATGACCCTGGACCGCACGCGCCGCGCCCTCAACGGCCAGGGCCTGCAAGACGAAGACGACACCCGCCTGCATCTGCTGCACGCGCTGGCCGGCCTGCGCCTGTCACTGCTGCCGGGCGTGGAATTTATTGGCGGCACCGAGATGGAAGCGCCGCTGCCTGATGGAGCGCCTTTATGA
- a CDS encoding DUF1656 domain-containing protein encodes MIGDLDISGVFLPTLLVLMGITYVLFLVVHGLLTRLHFYRLVWHRALFNVGLYALLLGAVDSLSRYLMT; translated from the coding sequence ATGATCGGTGATCTGGATATCAGCGGGGTGTTCCTGCCCACGCTGCTGGTGCTGATGGGCATTACGTATGTGTTGTTCCTGGTGGTGCACGGGTTGTTGACCCGGCTCCACTTCTATCGCCTGGTCTGGCACCGGGCATTGTTCAATGTGGGGCTCTACGCGCTGTTGCTGGGCGCGGTGGACTCACTCAGTCGATACCTGATGACATGA
- a CDS encoding efflux RND transporter periplasmic adaptor subunit, which produces MKKPFLTIGRVVLTLLIVTFAVVVVWRMVMYYMFAPWTRDGHIRADIVQIAPDVSGLIQRVDVRDNQLVTKGQVLFAVDQDRFKLALRQAQAAVADRQETLAQAQREYKRNRGLGNLVPSEQLEESQSRVARAQSALAEAQVTVDSAQLNLDRSVIRSPVDGYVNDRAPRTQEFVTAGRPVLSVVDSNSFHIDGYFEETKLDGIHIGMGVDIRVIGDNARLRGHVQSIVAGIEDRDRSSGSNLLPNVNPAFSWVRLAQRIPVRIAFDDVPADFRMIAGRTATVSIIGDKVKDGGQP; this is translated from the coding sequence ATGAAAAAACCTTTTTTGACCATCGGCCGTGTGGTCCTCACGTTGTTGATCGTGACGTTTGCGGTCGTCGTGGTGTGGCGCATGGTCATGTACTACATGTTTGCCCCCTGGACCCGTGACGGCCACATCCGTGCCGACATCGTGCAGATCGCCCCGGACGTGTCCGGGCTGATCCAGCGCGTGGACGTGCGCGATAACCAACTAGTGACCAAGGGCCAAGTGCTCTTCGCCGTCGACCAGGACCGCTTCAAGCTGGCGTTGCGCCAAGCCCAGGCCGCCGTGGCCGATCGCCAGGAAACCCTGGCCCAGGCCCAGCGCGAGTACAAGCGTAACCGTGGCCTTGGCAACCTGGTGCCCAGCGAGCAATTGGAAGAAAGCCAGTCCCGCGTGGCCCGCGCCCAATCGGCCCTGGCCGAAGCCCAGGTGACGGTGGATTCCGCCCAGCTCAACCTCGACCGCTCGGTGATCCGCAGCCCCGTTGACGGTTACGTCAACGACCGCGCGCCGCGCACCCAGGAATTCGTCACCGCCGGTCGCCCGGTGCTGTCGGTGGTCGACAGCAACTCCTTCCATATCGATGGCTATTTCGAAGAGACCAAGCTCGACGGTATCCACATCGGCATGGGCGTGGACATCCGTGTAATTGGTGACAACGCCCGCCTGCGCGGCCATGTGCAGAGCATCGTCGCCGGTATCGAAGACCGTGACCGCAGCAGCGGCTCCAACCTGTTGCCCAACGTCAACCCGGCGTTCAGCTGGGTGCGCCTGGCTCAGCGGATTCCGGTGCGCATCGCCTTTGATGATGTGCCGGCGGACTTCCGCATGATTGCTGGGCGTACGGCCACCGTCTCGATCATCGGCGATAAGGTTAAAGACGGAGGCCAACCATGA
- a CDS encoding efflux transporter outer membrane subunit, translated as MKQLLAAAALGVLLSACQAVGPDYSLPDKAAVNRGDLQGKIAGEGNDVVSAPVPADWWRLYKDPRLDELVRQAMASNTDLRVAAANLQRSRYQVQQAESAGGWSAGAKAEAQRLQESGEAFLLADKVPVANIGSVGISTSYQFDLFGTLQRGIESAQASADAAQAAADIARITLVADVVRSYTQVCAANEEKAIAQHSLDLQAEGTRLTQRLRDAGRGDETQVTRSQTQFKSLRADMPRYDAARQAGLFRLSMLLAKPVDQLPTGTSSCAELPHIAQLLPVGDGAALLKRRPDVRQAERQLAAATARIGVATGALYPDISIGATVGTVGILDNLGEPATNRWGFGPLISWTVPTNGARARIHEAEAATQGALAHFDGVVLNAIRETQTGLAQYTALLQRREALAEAEASSQEAAEQTHRFYQAGRASFLADLQATGTHTSMRAQLAAANTQVAMSQIDLFLALGGGWESGRTQPAPASKP; from the coding sequence ATGAAGCAGCTGTTGGCCGCCGCTGCGCTGGGTGTGTTGCTGTCGGCCTGCCAGGCGGTAGGCCCGGATTACTCGCTGCCGGATAAAGCCGCGGTCAATCGCGGCGACCTGCAGGGAAAGATCGCCGGTGAGGGCAACGATGTGGTGTCGGCGCCGGTGCCGGCGGATTGGTGGCGGTTGTACAAAGACCCGCGCCTGGATGAGCTGGTGCGTCAGGCGATGGCCTCCAACACCGATCTGCGCGTGGCCGCCGCCAACCTGCAGCGCTCGCGGTATCAGGTGCAGCAGGCCGAGTCTGCGGGTGGTTGGAGCGCCGGCGCCAAAGCCGAGGCCCAGCGCCTGCAGGAGTCCGGTGAAGCGTTTTTGCTGGCGGATAAAGTGCCGGTCGCCAATATCGGCAGTGTCGGTATCAGCACCTCGTATCAGTTCGACCTGTTCGGCACCTTGCAGCGTGGCATCGAAAGCGCCCAGGCCAGTGCCGACGCCGCGCAAGCTGCGGCTGATATCGCGCGTATCACCCTGGTGGCCGACGTGGTGCGCTCCTACACCCAGGTGTGCGCTGCCAACGAAGAAAAGGCCATCGCCCAGCATTCGCTCGACCTGCAAGCTGAAGGCACACGCCTGACCCAGCGCCTGCGCGACGCCGGCCGTGGCGACGAAACCCAAGTCACCCGTTCGCAAACCCAATTCAAGTCTTTGCGCGCCGATATGCCGCGCTATGACGCCGCGCGCCAGGCCGGGTTGTTCCGCTTGTCGATGTTGCTGGCCAAGCCGGTGGACCAATTGCCCACCGGCACCAGCAGCTGCGCCGAGTTACCGCACATCGCCCAGCTGTTGCCGGTAGGTGATGGCGCCGCCTTGCTCAAACGCCGCCCCGATGTGCGCCAGGCCGAACGCCAACTGGCCGCCGCCACGGCGCGGATCGGCGTGGCCACCGGCGCGCTGTACCCGGACATCAGCATCGGCGCCACGGTCGGCACGGTGGGTATCCTGGACAATCTCGGCGAGCCCGCGACCAACCGTTGGGGCTTTGGCCCGCTGATCAGTTGGACGGTGCCGACCAACGGCGCCCGCGCCCGTATCCATGAAGCCGAAGCCGCGACCCAGGGCGCCCTGGCGCACTTCGATGGGGTGGTGCTCAACGCCATTCGCGAGACCCAGACCGGGCTGGCGCAATACACCGCGTTGCTGCAACGGCGTGAAGCCCTGGCCGAAGCCGAAGCCTCGTCGCAAGAAGCTGCCGAGCAGACGCACCGCTTCTACCAAGCCGGCCGCGCCTCTTTCCTGGCCGATCTGCAGGCCACCGGCACCCACACCAGCATGCGAGCACAACTGGCCGCCGCCAACACCCAGGTTGCCATGAGCCAGATCGATCTGTTCCTGGCCCTGGGCGGCGGCTGGGAAAGCGGACGAACGCAACCCGCGCCGGCCAGCAAACCCTGA